The following coding sequences lie in one Oncorhynchus gorbuscha isolate QuinsamMale2020 ecotype Even-year linkage group LG10, OgorEven_v1.0, whole genome shotgun sequence genomic window:
- the LOC124046324 gene encoding keratinocyte-associated protein 3-like isoform X1, with the protein MCGFDKEKGPGWLMKKGFTLILVGHINFILGAIVHGSILRHISKPNDQITTEFTAANIISVTSGLLSIATGIIAILVSRNLPVWKLHIGLLISSFLNALLSAACSVGLLLAISLTITNEGRGLMMGCNFTDQPINARSPVNADCPFDTTRIYDTTLSLWFPCVLLAGLETGLSIWCFVVGLVLRGLGPCSHAYLKEQLEEEALTNRAAADPEYSPQGQSLIG; encoded by the exons ATGTGTGGTTTCG ATAAGGAGAAGGGCCCGGGGTGGCTGATGAAGAAGGGGTTTACTCTGATCCTAGTGGGCCACATCAACTTCATCCTGGGAGCCATCGTTCACGGTAGCATTTTGCGTCACATCTCCAAACCCAACGATCAGATCACCACCGAGTTCACCGCAGCCAACATCATCTCTGTCACTTCTGGACTGCTG AGCATTGCAACAGGAATCATTGCCATATTGGTGTCAAGAAATCTGCCAGTTTGGAAACTG CACATAGGTCTTCTGATTAGTTCCTTCCTGAATGCCCTACTCTCTGCGGCCTGCAGCGTCGGGCTCCTATTGGCTATTAGCCTCACAATTACCAATGAGGGGCGGGGCCTCATGATGGGCTGCAACTTCACTGACCAGCCAATCAACGCCCGCTCGCCAGTCAATGCGGACTGCCCCTTCGACACCACACGGATATAT GACACTACCCTGTCTCTGTGGTTCCCATGTGTTCTGCTGGCAGGACTGGAAACAGGACTGTCCATCTGGTGCTTCGTAGTGGGACTGGTACTGAGGGGTCTAGGACCCTGCTCACACGCATACCTCAAAGAACAg CTGGAGGAAGAGGCTCTGACCAATAGGGCAGCAGCAGATCCAGAGTACTCACCCCAAGGCCAAAGCCTGATTGGATAG
- the LOC124046324 gene encoding keratinocyte-associated protein 3-like isoform X2 translates to MKKGFTLILVGHINFILGAIVHGSILRHISKPNDQITTEFTAANIISVTSGLLSIATGIIAILVSRNLPVWKLHIGLLISSFLNALLSAACSVGLLLAISLTITNEGRGLMMGCNFTDQPINARSPVNADCPFDTTRIYDTTLSLWFPCVLLAGLETGLSIWCFVVGLVLRGLGPCSHAYLKEQLEEEALTNRAAADPEYSPQGQSLIG, encoded by the exons ATGAAGAAGGGGTTTACTCTGATCCTAGTGGGCCACATCAACTTCATCCTGGGAGCCATCGTTCACGGTAGCATTTTGCGTCACATCTCCAAACCCAACGATCAGATCACCACCGAGTTCACCGCAGCCAACATCATCTCTGTCACTTCTGGACTGCTG AGCATTGCAACAGGAATCATTGCCATATTGGTGTCAAGAAATCTGCCAGTTTGGAAACTG CACATAGGTCTTCTGATTAGTTCCTTCCTGAATGCCCTACTCTCTGCGGCCTGCAGCGTCGGGCTCCTATTGGCTATTAGCCTCACAATTACCAATGAGGGGCGGGGCCTCATGATGGGCTGCAACTTCACTGACCAGCCAATCAACGCCCGCTCGCCAGTCAATGCGGACTGCCCCTTCGACACCACACGGATATAT GACACTACCCTGTCTCTGTGGTTCCCATGTGTTCTGCTGGCAGGACTGGAAACAGGACTGTCCATCTGGTGCTTCGTAGTGGGACTGGTACTGAGGGGTCTAGGACCCTGCTCACACGCATACCTCAAAGAACAg CTGGAGGAAGAGGCTCTGACCAATAGGGCAGCAGCAGATCCAGAGTACTCACCCCAAGGCCAAAGCCTGATTGGATAG